The Sorangiineae bacterium MSr11367 genome window below encodes:
- a CDS encoding lactonase family protein, producing the protein MRTSSIARVLSTMGLMGMVASVAFVACGSNDSNDTFRGASLDASVDAFSDVSATRADAGLGRPLVYVGSNDGKIRTYSFDTGTYAFTLLDTVDTARSPSFLAFDPDHQYAYAVADRQGQVRAFSVGRSNGKLTPLQTITELRGLDLPHGTSHRLNGTAPFDSIHFISRTHRGVDKRRYVRRPGQLRIG; encoded by the coding sequence ATGAGAACTTCGTCGATTGCGCGGGTCCTCTCCACGATGGGCCTCATGGGAATGGTGGCTTCGGTGGCCTTCGTGGCGTGCGGTTCGAATGACTCGAACGACACGTTCCGTGGGGCATCGCTGGACGCCTCCGTCGATGCGTTTTCCGACGTCTCCGCGACGAGAGCGGATGCGGGCTTGGGACGTCCCTTGGTGTACGTGGGAAGCAACGACGGAAAGATCCGCACGTATTCGTTCGACACGGGCACGTATGCGTTCACCTTGCTCGACACCGTGGATACGGCGCGGAGTCCGTCGTTTTTGGCATTCGACCCGGACCACCAGTACGCGTACGCGGTCGCCGATCGGCAGGGGCAGGTCCGCGCGTTCTCCGTGGGGCGTTCGAACGGAAAGCTTACCCCACTTCAAACCATCACCGAGCTACGTGGGCTTGATTTACCTCACGGAACCTCGCATCGACTGAATGGCACCGCTCCGTTCGATTCAATCCATTTCATCAGTAGAACTCATCGAGGAGTCGATAAAAGGCGATACGTTCGTCGGCCGGGTCAGCTCCGTATCGGGTGA
- a CDS encoding VWA domain-containing protein — translation MKIRRIACGAFATGLVAVLSAACGSESEGAGKDALDPGALDASGEGDGGPGSGNVDGGPGGSCGGTVTSSHKLVPINLAVMFDTSKSLVQDPDGDNTQTRWEPVKRAMKAFFADAQTAGMNASLHYFPIVDRGESRCVPAMYAEPVIARTALPSASFAASIDQRVPLGGSPMEPAMRGAVDAADRLAKARPGEKAVAVLVTDGGPNDCNSTYTSVLNVISKARAASPSISTVVVAVGPEAGNLNRLAEVGGTQKAIVVSPADPAKAAQDLRARVASLQGIPASCSLALSATEGRTVDRNAVTVTFTPGAGQPAALAYNPTCAGNTGWRFSDAAGPATVALCTASCNTLVGDTKASVSASFVCLPP, via the coding sequence ATGAAAATCAGGCGTATCGCGTGCGGTGCCTTCGCGACGGGGCTCGTGGCCGTTCTTTCAGCAGCGTGTGGAAGCGAGTCGGAGGGAGCGGGGAAGGACGCACTCGATCCGGGAGCTTTGGACGCCTCGGGCGAGGGGGACGGTGGGCCCGGTAGCGGCAACGTCGACGGCGGGCCGGGTGGAAGTTGCGGCGGCACGGTGACGTCGTCGCACAAGCTCGTGCCGATCAACCTCGCCGTCATGTTCGATACGTCGAAGAGCCTCGTCCAGGATCCCGATGGCGACAATACGCAGACGCGATGGGAGCCGGTCAAGCGGGCGATGAAGGCATTCTTCGCGGACGCACAGACCGCGGGCATGAATGCATCGCTCCACTATTTCCCTATCGTCGATCGCGGCGAGTCGCGCTGTGTTCCGGCGATGTACGCCGAACCCGTCATCGCGCGGACCGCGCTTCCCAGTGCGTCGTTCGCCGCGTCGATCGACCAGAGAGTGCCGCTCGGAGGAAGTCCCATGGAGCCCGCCATGCGGGGCGCGGTGGACGCTGCCGATCGGCTCGCAAAGGCGCGACCCGGCGAAAAAGCCGTGGCCGTCCTGGTCACGGACGGCGGTCCGAACGACTGCAACAGCACGTACACGAGTGTCCTCAACGTGATCTCCAAGGCCAGGGCGGCATCCCCGTCGATTTCGACCGTGGTGGTCGCCGTGGGACCCGAAGCCGGCAATCTCAACAGGCTTGCCGAGGTCGGGGGAACGCAGAAGGCCATCGTGGTATCGCCCGCCGATCCGGCCAAGGCCGCGCAAGATCTCCGCGCGCGCGTGGCCAGCCTTCAGGGGATCCCCGCATCCTGTTCGCTGGCGCTTTCCGCGACCGAGGGCCGCACGGTCGATCGCAACGCCGTCACGGTGACCTTCACGCCGGGAGCGGGTCAGCCTGCGGCGTTGGCCTACAACCCGACGTGTGCTGGCAACACGGGCTGGCGCTTCTCCGACGCCGCGGGGCCAGCCACGGTGGCCCTCTGCACGGCATCGTGCAACACGCTCGTCGGCGACACCAAAGCCAGCGTCTCCGCCTCCTTCGTCTGCCTGCCGCCCTGA
- a CDS encoding GNAT family N-acetyltransferase, which yields MNVAAIKPAWSLGRAEPADRAALITLLRAQFLEHDIRLTPEQLAVSVDGVLGDPTRGLFIVARLAGPRPDPVSERAPYPGAPIPPAPTSSPADVVVGLAYLSFMWTLEHGGVSAWLDVLYVVPDHRSRGIGRALLTASLEASQQRGCVAVDLEIEASHARAANLYLRLGFRPHARTRWVKPLRGLTSY from the coding sequence ATGAACGTAGCCGCAATCAAGCCCGCATGGTCACTCGGCCGCGCCGAACCGGCGGACCGCGCCGCGCTGATCACGTTGCTCCGCGCGCAATTTCTGGAGCACGACATCCGGCTGACCCCCGAGCAACTCGCCGTCTCGGTCGACGGTGTCCTGGGTGACCCCACGCGCGGACTGTTCATCGTCGCCCGCCTCGCCGGCCCCCGACCGGACCCCGTGTCGGAGCGCGCGCCGTACCCGGGCGCCCCCATCCCGCCGGCCCCGACGTCGTCACCGGCCGATGTGGTGGTGGGCCTCGCATACCTGTCCTTCATGTGGACCTTGGAGCACGGCGGGGTATCCGCCTGGCTCGACGTGCTTTACGTGGTCCCGGATCATCGGAGCCGGGGCATCGGGCGCGCATTGTTGACGGCGTCGCTGGAGGCGTCGCAGCAACGGGGGTGCGTCGCGGTCGATCTGGAGATCGAGGCGTCGCACGCGCGGGCCGCCAATCTGTATTTGCGCCTCGGGTTTCGGCCTCACGCGCGCACACGATGGGTCAAGCCGCTGCGCGGGCTGACATCGTACTAG
- a CDS encoding GNAT family N-acetyltransferase translates to MRIDGMGELPTVLGMSYPAIEFWYRPTDARAITVAPGFTAIARTERLLATIEHCLAVGSVVVAALERRTLVGYATLVPSTAAVEDRWRDVPDLWELGAIEVAEHARRQHVGTMLMGALERALPLPSLVVFARGIVDHWAYVRGGVTPTCYRGLLLALLGRAGFSLRPTDDPEVGEHPLNFLATRFGERTSPATLRSYLEREKTTPRTEISLF, encoded by the coding sequence ATGCGCATCGACGGCATGGGCGAGTTGCCCACTGTCTTGGGCATGTCCTACCCGGCCATCGAATTTTGGTATCGCCCTACAGATGCGCGCGCCATCACCGTGGCGCCAGGATTCACGGCGATCGCCAGAACCGAACGTCTCCTGGCGACGATCGAGCATTGCCTCGCCGTTGGCTCGGTGGTGGTCGCCGCGCTGGAGCGTCGAACGTTGGTCGGCTATGCCACGCTCGTTCCATCGACCGCCGCGGTGGAAGACCGGTGGCGCGACGTACCGGACCTCTGGGAGCTCGGCGCGATCGAAGTGGCCGAGCATGCGCGTCGTCAGCACGTGGGCACCATGTTGATGGGCGCGCTCGAGCGGGCGCTGCCCTTGCCATCGCTCGTGGTTTTCGCGCGTGGCATCGTGGACCATTGGGCGTACGTACGCGGTGGCGTGACCCCCACCTGCTACCGCGGGCTCTTGCTCGCTTTGCTTGGCCGCGCGGGGTTCTCCCTCCGGCCGACCGACGATCCCGAGGTGGGAGAGCATCCACTGAACTTCCTGGCGACTCGCTTCGGTGAGCGCACGTCACCGGCGACGCTTCGGTCCTATTTGGAGCGGGAGAAGACGACCCCGCGAACGGAAATTTCTCTCTTTTGA
- a CDS encoding polysaccharide biosynthesis/export family protein produces MRPLPSLPSRPFACALFGLALGSAAAVSACGPSPTYNWPAESALGYKVGPGDILKINVWKHDELSQQVTVRPDGAFSLPLLGDVPGNGRTVTEITADIQSKLKQFFQEQPPANVQVSEVHSYRIYVVGEVQRGGEFTPSGEVTVLHGLALAGGFTRFANPARIVIVRRDARGERRIPFDFDAVVEKGELQQNLALQSGDTVIVP; encoded by the coding sequence ATGCGCCCCCTCCCCTCCTTGCCCTCGCGGCCATTCGCCTGCGCGTTGTTCGGTCTCGCCCTCGGTTCTGCCGCTGCAGTCTCGGCGTGCGGTCCATCCCCAACGTACAACTGGCCGGCGGAAAGCGCGCTCGGCTACAAGGTTGGGCCGGGCGATATCCTCAAGATCAACGTGTGGAAACACGATGAACTGAGTCAACAAGTCACGGTGCGGCCGGATGGGGCATTTTCGCTACCCCTTCTCGGCGACGTTCCCGGGAACGGCCGCACGGTCACGGAGATCACCGCCGATATCCAATCGAAGCTCAAACAGTTTTTCCAGGAGCAACCCCCGGCCAACGTCCAAGTGTCCGAGGTGCACTCCTATCGAATTTACGTCGTTGGCGAAGTCCAGCGTGGCGGAGAATTCACGCCCAGCGGCGAGGTCACGGTTTTGCACGGTCTGGCGCTCGCCGGCGGCTTCACCCGTTTTGCCAACCCAGCGCGCATCGTCATCGTCCGGCGTGACGCGCGCGGTGAAAGGCGGATCCCCTTCGATTTCGATGCCGTCGTCGAAAAAGGTGAGCTTCAGCAGAACCTGGCACTGCAATCGGGCGATACCGTCATAGTGCCCTAA
- a CDS encoding RNA-binding transcriptional accessory protein yields the protein MTASEAPVENAFDPVPAIAEELKLAPAAVRAVVKLLEEGATVPFIARYRKEATGGLDEVQIRTIEERRTYLLELHERRTAILSEISSQGKLTPELKKKIEAAATKAELEDLYLPYKPKRRTRATIAKERGLEPLANLIWSQAREGHPLVNAATYVDAAKEVPDVQAALAGARDICAERVAEQAEVRKLVRETFAQHASLSVGKTKDYADKTTKFDAYAKFEEPVSSIPSHRFLAIRRGENEGVLRASIELAAEVVLPKIERMVGIVQGTPFAGELTQATQDAYKRLIVPSTQVDVRVELKLRSDRAAVDVFAQNLRELLLGAPFGPRTVLAIDPGQRTGCKCAMVDSTGKLLAHETIYLVQGAEATERGKKVLRELLGKHRPSAVAVGNGTHGRETELFVRELLVAEGLKEVPCVPVSEAGASVYSASDVAREEFPDLDLTVRGAISIARRLQDPLAELVKIDPKSIGVGQYQHDVLQTLLARKLDEVVESCVNRVGVELNTASAPLLARVAGIGASLAKKIVEFRHARGAFKDRRALLEVPGVGPRTFEQAAGFLRIHGGDNPLDASAVHPERYPLVERMATDLGVPVGTLVGKGDLIDKIDPKRYQEGDVGSFTLQDILSELRKPGRDPRATFEPPKFRDDVRTMEDLKPDMELEGVVTNVTAFGAFVDIGVHQDGLVHVSKLTDRYVKDPNEVVKVGDKLKVRVLEVDLVRKRISLTARKEASGNAGGAHGKPPQPQQPRNQGQGPRNQGPQGKNDRGRGQGGAPRPQEKGFTNNPFEKLLRNNKP from the coding sequence ATGACCGCCTCCGAAGCCCCCGTCGAGAATGCTTTCGATCCCGTCCCGGCCATTGCCGAAGAGCTAAAGCTCGCTCCGGCGGCCGTCCGTGCCGTGGTCAAGTTGCTCGAGGAGGGCGCCACCGTCCCGTTCATCGCGCGCTACCGAAAGGAAGCCACCGGCGGCCTCGACGAGGTGCAAATCCGCACCATCGAAGAGCGCCGCACCTACCTTCTCGAGCTGCACGAGCGGCGCACCGCCATCCTGTCGGAGATTTCCTCGCAGGGAAAATTGACGCCGGAGCTCAAAAAGAAGATCGAGGCGGCCGCCACCAAGGCCGAGCTCGAAGACCTCTATCTGCCGTACAAGCCCAAGCGACGTACGCGCGCGACCATCGCCAAGGAGCGCGGCTTGGAGCCTCTGGCCAACCTCATTTGGTCGCAGGCGCGGGAGGGCCATCCGCTGGTGAACGCGGCCACCTACGTCGACGCCGCGAAGGAAGTGCCCGACGTTCAGGCGGCGCTCGCGGGCGCCCGCGACATCTGCGCCGAGCGCGTGGCGGAGCAGGCCGAGGTCCGCAAGTTGGTGCGGGAAACCTTCGCGCAACATGCCAGCCTTTCCGTGGGCAAGACCAAGGACTACGCGGACAAGACGACCAAGTTCGATGCGTACGCCAAGTTCGAAGAGCCGGTGTCGAGCATCCCCTCGCACCGCTTCTTGGCCATCCGCCGCGGCGAAAATGAAGGTGTTCTCCGCGCATCCATCGAGCTTGCGGCGGAGGTGGTGCTTCCGAAGATCGAGCGCATGGTGGGCATCGTCCAGGGGACGCCTTTTGCAGGCGAACTGACGCAGGCCACGCAGGATGCGTACAAACGACTCATCGTGCCAAGCACGCAGGTCGACGTGCGGGTGGAGCTCAAGTTGCGCTCCGATCGGGCTGCGGTGGACGTGTTCGCGCAGAACCTCCGCGAGCTGCTCCTCGGTGCGCCCTTCGGTCCGCGCACCGTGTTGGCCATCGACCCGGGGCAGCGCACGGGCTGCAAGTGCGCCATGGTGGACTCCACGGGCAAGCTTCTGGCGCACGAGACGATCTACCTGGTGCAGGGCGCCGAGGCGACGGAGCGCGGCAAAAAGGTGCTGCGCGAGCTTCTGGGCAAGCATCGGCCGAGCGCCGTCGCCGTGGGCAACGGTACGCACGGGCGCGAGACGGAGCTGTTCGTGCGCGAGCTCCTGGTGGCCGAGGGCCTCAAAGAGGTGCCGTGCGTCCCGGTGAGCGAGGCCGGGGCAAGCGTGTACTCTGCAAGCGATGTCGCGCGCGAAGAGTTCCCCGATCTGGACCTCACCGTGCGCGGGGCCATCAGCATTGCGCGCCGGCTGCAAGACCCGCTGGCCGAGCTGGTGAAGATCGACCCGAAGAGCATCGGCGTGGGGCAGTACCAGCACGACGTGCTGCAGACGCTGCTCGCGCGAAAGCTCGACGAGGTGGTGGAGAGCTGCGTGAACCGCGTGGGCGTGGAGCTGAATACGGCGAGTGCGCCGCTCCTGGCGCGCGTCGCGGGCATCGGTGCCTCGCTGGCGAAGAAGATCGTCGAGTTTCGGCATGCGCGCGGGGCTTTCAAGGATCGGCGCGCCCTCTTGGAGGTGCCCGGCGTGGGGCCGCGCACGTTCGAGCAGGCTGCGGGCTTTTTGCGCATCCACGGCGGCGACAACCCGCTCGATGCAAGCGCGGTGCACCCCGAGCGCTACCCGCTGGTGGAGCGGATGGCGACCGATCTGGGCGTGCCCGTGGGCACGTTGGTCGGCAAGGGAGATCTCATCGATAAGATCGACCCGAAGCGTTACCAAGAAGGCGACGTGGGCAGCTTCACCTTGCAGGACATTTTGAGCGAGCTGCGCAAACCGGGGCGCGATCCGCGTGCGACGTTCGAGCCGCCCAAGTTCCGCGACGACGTCCGCACCATGGAGGACTTGAAGCCCGATATGGAGCTCGAGGGTGTCGTCACCAACGTGACCGCGTTTGGCGCCTTCGTGGACATCGGCGTGCACCAGGACGGGCTCGTCCACGTGTCGAAGCTGACGGATCGCTACGTGAAAGACCCGAACGAGGTCGTCAAGGTGGGCGACAAGCTCAAGGTGCGCGTTCTCGAGGTCGATTTGGTGCGGAAGCGCATTTCGCTGACGGCGCGCAAGGAAGCCTCGGGCAACGCGGGCGGTGCACATGGGAAACCGCCGCAGCCGCAGCAACCCCGCAACCAGGGGCAGGGGCCTCGCAACCAAGGGCCGCAGGGCAAGAACGATCGCGGGCGAGGGCAGGGCGGAGCACCGCGGCCGCAGGAGAAGGGCTTTACGAACAATCCGTTCGAAAAGCTTTTGCGGAACAACAAGCCGTAA
- a CDS encoding GFA family protein codes for MGETKTYSGSCHCGKTRFEVTADIQKASSCNCSICGRTGWLMASVPSDAFTLLSGTETQVDYQFGSKTMHHSFCGTCGIRAFGTYAVDGQEKVVVNLRCLDGLDVDALDVQKFDGKSY; via the coding sequence ATGGGAGAGACGAAGACGTATTCCGGCTCGTGCCACTGCGGCAAAACTCGCTTCGAAGTCACGGCGGATATCCAGAAGGCGAGCTCGTGCAACTGCTCGATCTGCGGGCGCACGGGCTGGTTGATGGCATCCGTGCCGTCGGACGCGTTCACGCTGCTGTCGGGGACCGAAACCCAGGTGGATTACCAATTCGGCTCCAAAACGATGCATCATTCGTTCTGCGGCACGTGCGGTATCCGTGCCTTCGGCACCTACGCGGTCGATGGGCAGGAGAAGGTGGTGGTGAACCTGCGCTGTCTCGACGGTCTCGATGTCGACGCGCTCGACGTGCAAAAATTCGACGGTAAGAGCTACTGA
- a CDS encoding helix-turn-helix domain-containing protein, with translation MGLDGTRGILNPAEGLTRFALAREPPPDDLAPFVDRYWSVRWDLEGQPPFEQETLPYPCAHISFATLDFEVHGPGTRRFVAHLSGRGQVHGTKFTPAGFFAFAKVPMRTLVDRVVSLEEATGRTVAVPESADPAVVRPIVESFLRSFEPTPDEDIDLVNRLVLRAQEDRGIARAEDLARVAGVSVRSLHRLFERYVGVGPKWIVRRSRVQEAAERVAGGAKVDWAAVAQELGYHDQAHLIRDFRAQIGFTPATYARQCEAATRASSR, from the coding sequence ATGGGGCTCGACGGCACGCGCGGAATCTTGAACCCTGCCGAAGGGCTCACCCGCTTCGCGCTCGCGCGGGAGCCGCCACCGGACGATCTCGCTCCCTTCGTGGACCGCTACTGGAGCGTGCGCTGGGATCTCGAAGGCCAGCCACCGTTCGAGCAGGAGACCTTGCCGTACCCCTGCGCGCACATCTCCTTCGCGACCCTCGATTTCGAGGTCCATGGCCCGGGGACGCGCCGCTTCGTGGCCCATCTCTCCGGACGCGGGCAGGTGCACGGGACCAAGTTCACGCCAGCAGGGTTCTTCGCGTTCGCGAAGGTGCCCATGCGCACACTCGTCGATCGCGTCGTTTCGTTGGAGGAGGCGACGGGTCGTACCGTGGCCGTGCCCGAGAGCGCCGATCCCGCCGTGGTGCGGCCCATCGTGGAATCGTTCCTGCGCAGCTTCGAACCGACGCCCGACGAGGATATCGACTTGGTGAATCGCCTCGTGCTTCGTGCGCAGGAGGATCGCGGCATCGCGCGCGCCGAAGATCTCGCGCGCGTCGCCGGCGTCTCCGTGCGCTCGCTGCATCGTCTTTTCGAGCGATACGTGGGCGTCGGGCCCAAATGGATCGTGCGCCGATCACGCGTCCAAGAAGCCGCCGAACGCGTGGCCGGTGGAGCGAAGGTCGATTGGGCCGCGGTGGCGCAGGAGCTCGGCTACCACGATCAAGCGCACTTGATTCGCGACTTCCGCGCGCAAATCGGCTTCACGCCGGCAACGTACGCGCGGCAGTGCGAGGCCGCGACGCGGGCATCGTCAAGGTAA
- a CDS encoding aminoglycoside 3'-phosphotransferase: MTKLPSPPYSRYTWTPVTIGQSGAKVFRLDDDTGRPQLYAKSASQSTQPDVAEGLAQEASRLAWLGGQGIAVAEVVELRADGDGIWLITRALPGRSAAEVWPTDRRGAIAESMADIACRLHALPTTDCPFDRRLSRIIPEAEQRAAAGLVDLEDLDDDRAGWSIEQLLRELHATKPSNEDVVVCHGDFCLPNVLVADDGTTVTGLLDVGRLGLADRYADLALMSRSLASPMNEQYDDDDVQRFFTRYGADPADERIAFYRLLDEFY; this comes from the coding sequence ATGACGAAATTACCTTCTCCGCCATACAGTCGCTACACGTGGACGCCAGTCACGATTGGCCAGTCCGGTGCCAAGGTGTTTCGGCTCGATGACGACACCGGTCGGCCGCAGCTCTATGCCAAGAGCGCTTCGCAAAGCACGCAGCCCGACGTGGCGGAGGGGCTCGCGCAGGAAGCGTCGCGTCTCGCGTGGCTCGGGGGCCAGGGCATCGCCGTCGCGGAGGTCGTCGAACTGAGGGCCGACGGCGATGGCATATGGTTGATCACGCGCGCGCTGCCGGGCCGTTCCGCAGCGGAAGTGTGGCCGACGGACCGGCGCGGTGCGATTGCCGAGAGCATGGCCGACATCGCGTGCAGATTACACGCACTCCCTACCACCGATTGCCCTTTCGACCGGCGCTTGTCGCGGATCATCCCCGAAGCCGAGCAACGCGCTGCCGCGGGCCTCGTGGATCTCGAGGATCTCGACGACGACCGCGCGGGGTGGAGCATCGAGCAACTGCTCCGTGAATTGCACGCGACCAAGCCCTCGAACGAGGACGTCGTCGTATGCCACGGCGATTTCTGCCTCCCCAACGTGCTCGTCGCCGACGACGGCACCACCGTCACCGGCCTGCTCGACGTCGGGCGCCTCGGCCTCGCCGATCGCTACGCGGACCTCGCCTTGATGTCACGCAGCCTGGCCAGCCCGATGAACGAGCAATATGACGACGACGACGTCCAGCGATTCTTCACCCGATACGGAGCTGACCCGGCCGACGAACGTATCGCCTTTTATCGACTCCTCGATGAGTTCTACTGA
- a CDS encoding sugar transferase — protein MVELLRSPRRLLLFAFEGVLVAIVLIVAACVRLGLHDGLTYPHIAKKALLVGLVVQGAAYYAGLYELHSVQTARALFSGMLKALALASVILWGLFYAVRPLEIGRGIFVPAIAITAVTVPTWRLLYNRISSNAGFLRRTLILGNGDLAHEIATLIREAPDCGLELVGLLSRDRISMTHGQEGVIGTYAELRDVVERQEIKSVIVAYPDRRGTLPVEQLLEVKFRGVEVEEGVSFYERMAGKIFVRELKPSQLIFAEGFTSRPTTRRLKRIFDVIVAGIGLAMAAPLMLLTALAIKLDSPGPVLYTQTRAGEFGRLFTILKFRSMRTDAEKNGAQFAKENDDRVTLVGKFIRKTRLDELPQLWNVLRGDMSMVGPRPERPVFIEQLDQQVPFFKQRLYVKPGVTGHAQVRCKYGATADDMIEKLQYDLYYIKSYSLLFDLSIMLDTIKVVLLRIGAR, from the coding sequence ATGGTCGAGCTATTACGTTCACCAAGGCGCCTCCTTCTCTTCGCGTTCGAAGGAGTTCTCGTGGCGATCGTGCTGATCGTCGCGGCGTGTGTCCGTCTAGGCCTCCACGACGGGCTCACCTATCCTCATATCGCGAAGAAAGCCCTTCTGGTCGGCTTGGTCGTCCAGGGCGCCGCTTATTACGCAGGCCTTTACGAGCTGCATTCGGTCCAAACAGCCCGCGCGTTGTTCAGCGGCATGCTCAAAGCCTTGGCGCTGGCGAGCGTCATCCTCTGGGGGCTCTTCTACGCCGTGCGTCCGCTGGAAATCGGGCGCGGCATCTTCGTACCCGCGATTGCCATCACGGCCGTGACCGTGCCCACCTGGCGCCTGCTTTACAACCGGATCTCGTCCAACGCCGGCTTTTTGCGGCGTACGCTGATCCTGGGCAATGGCGATCTGGCGCACGAAATTGCCACACTCATTCGCGAGGCGCCGGACTGCGGGCTCGAGCTGGTGGGTCTGCTATCGCGCGACCGCATCTCCATGACGCACGGACAAGAGGGCGTCATCGGCACCTACGCCGAGCTGCGCGACGTCGTCGAGCGGCAGGAGATCAAGTCCGTCATCGTGGCCTATCCGGACCGCCGCGGCACATTGCCCGTGGAGCAATTGCTCGAGGTGAAGTTCCGCGGGGTCGAGGTCGAAGAGGGCGTGAGCTTCTACGAGCGCATGGCGGGCAAGATCTTCGTCCGCGAGCTCAAGCCGAGCCAGCTGATCTTCGCCGAAGGCTTCACATCGCGACCGACGACCCGCCGCTTGAAGCGCATTTTCGACGTCATCGTCGCGGGCATCGGCCTCGCCATGGCGGCGCCGTTGATGCTGCTGACGGCGCTGGCCATCAAGCTCGATTCACCGGGCCCGGTTCTGTACACGCAGACGAGGGCAGGGGAGTTCGGGCGGCTGTTCACGATTCTGAAGTTCCGTTCGATGCGCACCGACGCCGAGAAGAACGGTGCCCAATTCGCCAAAGAGAACGACGATCGCGTGACTTTGGTGGGTAAATTCATTCGCAAGACGCGGCTCGACGAACTGCCGCAATTGTGGAACGTGCTCCGCGGCGACATGAGCATGGTCGGCCCGCGCCCCGAGCGCCCCGTCTTCATCGAGCAACTGGACCAACAGGTCCCGTTCTTCAAGCAGCGCCTCTACGTGAAACCGGGTGTAACCGGTCACGCGCAAGTGCGCTGCAAGTACGGCGCAACCGCCGACGACATGATCGAGAAACTGCAGTACGATTTGTACTACATCAAGAGCTACTCGCTGCTCTTCGATCTGTCGATCATGCTGGACACGATCAAGGTCGTCTTGCTGCGGATTGGCGCACGGTAG